A single window of Nocardia sp. NBC_01327 DNA harbors:
- a CDS encoding carotenoid oxygenase family protein has product MATDELSASTTDLYRRAYDPLPDELDYRVTQIDGALPKELTGTLYRIGPGKFQVGKTLLHSIFDGDGMVSQLVLDGDSVHYRNRYVRTRHFEHGQRSDRIRYRGVGDQIPGGPLANMGRMAENVANTNIVNYAGGLLALWEMGNPHRIDPDTLETLGRFDFDGKLGFLGAFSAHPKWDPDTGDMYNFGLDLLPTPRIRTYRVDRGGKLHTLATIPMLDLPWNHDFALTQRYLVFVLDPLLPDLRKITLATHSFIDSLDFKRSKGTRFVLVPKNGGKPRIVEHEALLHVHLTNAYDDGDDVVIELVRFDTEWREFRRLTSAVNSPEAPRFPSSRLMQYRITKGGTVIERELTGTSCEFPQFDWRRGTRAHRYSYLAAMGSNATGLLNSIMKVDHRTGVTTDCDFGLSAVGEPLFVPRTKEAGEDDGWLLFLNHALAENRSQLVVLDARDLERGPLATAWLEHHIPWGFHGTFTRRQAAVG; this is encoded by the coding sequence ATGGCCACCGATGAGCTGTCGGCTTCCACCACCGACCTGTACCGGCGGGCCTACGACCCGCTGCCGGACGAACTCGACTACCGCGTGACGCAGATCGACGGCGCACTGCCCAAAGAGCTGACCGGCACCCTCTATCGCATCGGCCCGGGTAAGTTCCAAGTCGGAAAGACACTGCTGCACAGCATCTTCGACGGTGACGGCATGGTGTCGCAGCTGGTGCTGGACGGTGATTCGGTGCACTACCGCAATCGCTATGTGCGCACCCGGCACTTCGAGCACGGGCAGCGCTCGGACCGGATTCGCTATCGCGGTGTGGGAGACCAGATTCCGGGCGGCCCGCTCGCCAATATGGGCCGGATGGCCGAGAACGTCGCCAATACCAATATCGTGAACTACGCGGGCGGATTGCTGGCGCTCTGGGAGATGGGCAATCCCCACCGCATCGATCCGGACACCCTGGAAACCCTGGGGCGCTTCGACTTCGACGGCAAGCTCGGCTTCCTGGGCGCGTTCTCCGCGCATCCGAAGTGGGATCCGGACACCGGCGATATGTACAACTTCGGCCTGGATCTGCTGCCCACCCCGCGCATTCGCACGTATCGGGTCGACCGCGGGGGAAAGCTGCACACCCTGGCCACCATCCCCATGCTGGATCTGCCCTGGAACCACGACTTCGCGCTCACGCAGCGGTATCTGGTGTTCGTGCTGGACCCGCTGCTGCCGGATCTGCGGAAGATCACCCTCGCCACCCACAGCTTCATCGATTCCCTCGATTTCAAGCGGTCCAAGGGCACCCGCTTCGTGCTCGTGCCGAAGAACGGCGGCAAACCGCGCATTGTCGAACACGAGGCGCTACTGCACGTGCACCTCACCAATGCCTATGACGACGGTGACGATGTGGTCATCGAGCTGGTCCGCTTCGATACCGAATGGCGGGAATTCCGGCGCTTGACCAGTGCTGTCAACTCGCCGGAGGCGCCGCGCTTCCCCTCCTCGCGACTTATGCAGTACCGGATCACCAAGGGCGGCACCGTGATCGAACGCGAGCTGACCGGAACCAGCTGCGAATTCCCGCAGTTCGACTGGCGACGCGGCACCCGTGCACACCGCTACAGCTATCTCGCCGCCATGGGCTCGAACGCCACCGGCCTGCTGAACTCGATCATGAAGGTCGACCATCGCACCGGCGTCACCACCGACTGCGATTTCGGGCTCAGCGCTGTCGGCGAGCCCCTCTTCGTGCCCCGGACGAAGGAGGCCGGTGAGGATGACGGCTGGCTGCTGTTCCTCAATCACGCACTCGCCGAGAACCGTTCGCAGCTGGTCGTTCTCGACGCCCGTGATCTGGAGCGCGGACCGCTGGCCACCGCATGGCTCGAGCACCACATCCCCTGGGGCTTTCACGGCACCTTCACCCGCAGGCAGGCGGCCGTGGGGTAG
- a CDS encoding RNA polymerase sigma factor: protein MVRRTGSDRSRADEGVSSGRELRLVSGDGYSGWEALYRDNVTWVYALMFGKVGNRPDAEDLTAEVFTVALKPLRISASVPEVRAYLRATARTVLAGYWRTRMGREITTIDDDFADDPPDEVSDGRAELRARAVLEQLSGNYRRILELRFLQGLSVKDSAQDLGVSVANAKVLQHRALQMAARLNEGGAR, encoded by the coding sequence ATGGTGCGTCGGACAGGGTCCGATCGCTCGCGGGCGGACGAAGGCGTGAGCTCCGGCCGGGAGTTGCGGCTGGTGTCCGGTGACGGGTACTCCGGGTGGGAAGCTCTCTATCGAGACAATGTCACCTGGGTGTATGCGCTGATGTTCGGCAAGGTCGGCAACCGGCCCGATGCCGAGGATCTGACGGCCGAGGTATTCACGGTGGCGCTCAAACCACTGCGGATCTCGGCATCCGTGCCGGAGGTGCGGGCCTATCTGCGCGCGACCGCGCGGACGGTGCTCGCGGGCTACTGGCGTACCCGCATGGGCCGCGAGATCACCACGATCGACGACGATTTCGCGGACGATCCGCCCGACGAAGTATCGGACGGCCGGGCCGAGCTGCGAGCGCGCGCGGTGCTCGAGCAGCTCTCCGGGAATTATCGGCGAATACTGGAACTGCGATTCCTGCAGGGCCTGTCGGTCAAGGATTCGGCGCAGGATCTGGGTGTCAGCGTCGCCAATGCGAAGGTGTTGCAGCACAGGGCGTTGCAGATGGCGGCCCGGCTGAACGAGGGAGGTGCGCGGTGA
- a CDS encoding metallophosphoesterase family protein — MSPERDPRDPQAMTRRQLMRHSAWFGAAVGLAVVGGEVVSHIAGTAAAATGRPTLRFAQVSDSHIGFTGTANANVTDTFTEAIGQVNSLGYTPDFVIHTGDLTHLATPEQFDQVKQLMGGLHTPHVFTVPGEHDSSDDGGQRYRSAFGKGTRGDGWYSFDIAGVHVIGLVNTMNLQALGHLGQDQLDFVRKDVSGLSSDTPIIVFSHIPLFAMYPQWGWGTDDATQMLSYLARFASVTCLNGHVHQLFTKTEGNVTFYSGTTTAYPLPAPGDGPAPKPVTLPAGKLHAALGIREVTYQRGQQQLAIKDQPLT, encoded by the coding sequence ATGAGCCCCGAGAGGGATCCGCGCGATCCGCAGGCCATGACCCGCCGCCAGCTGATGCGGCACAGCGCCTGGTTCGGCGCGGCGGTGGGATTGGCGGTCGTGGGCGGGGAGGTGGTCTCGCATATCGCGGGCACCGCCGCGGCCGCCACCGGTCGCCCGACTCTGCGATTCGCACAGGTCAGCGATAGTCACATCGGTTTCACCGGTACGGCGAACGCCAATGTCACCGACACCTTCACCGAGGCCATCGGACAGGTGAATTCGCTCGGATACACCCCCGATTTCGTCATCCACACCGGCGATCTGACCCATCTCGCCACACCGGAGCAGTTCGATCAGGTCAAACAGCTCATGGGCGGCCTGCACACACCGCACGTGTTCACCGTTCCGGGAGAACATGATTCGAGCGACGACGGCGGGCAGCGCTATCGCTCGGCGTTCGGTAAGGGCACCCGCGGCGACGGCTGGTACAGCTTCGATATCGCGGGCGTGCACGTGATCGGACTGGTCAATACGATGAATCTGCAGGCGCTGGGCCACCTCGGCCAGGATCAGCTGGACTTCGTCCGCAAGGATGTGTCCGGATTGTCCAGCGACACACCGATCATCGTGTTCAGTCACATCCCGCTGTTCGCCATGTATCCGCAATGGGGCTGGGGCACAGACGATGCCACCCAGATGCTGAGTTATCTCGCCCGTTTCGCATCGGTCACCTGCCTGAATGGCCATGTGCACCAGCTGTTCACGAAGACCGAGGGCAATGTCACCTTCTACAGCGGCACCACCACCGCCTATCCGCTGCCGGCGCCCGGCGACGGCCCGGCGCCGAAACCGGTGACGCTGCCCGCCGGAAAATTGCACGCTGCGCTGGGCATTCGTGAGGTCACCTACCAGCGCGGACAGCAGCAGCTGGCGATCAAGGACCAGCCGCTGACGTGA
- a CDS encoding L,D-transpeptidase, with product MVVTACSSSSTISSTLGSVPPAPSPITIAPAQGADKVDPAAPVQVTTASGVLSTVTLTNDDGKVIDGTFTPDKTAWKPNEQLGYGRTYTLKAQGMDVTGPTGPATSSFTTIKPGNQTKVYLNTTGGAALADGGTYGVGTVVVAHFDEPIPDKAAAEKHLTVTTTPPVDGAWYWMDSQNAHWRPKEYYAPGTKVSVAANIYGIEVGPGLFGQEDSKTSFTIGASHVSIADDNTHQVQVFENGNLIRTMPTSMGRGGSEVIAGKTFYFWTQPGVYTVMDKANPVIMDSSSYGLPINSRLGYKEAISWATRISTDGIYLHELDTTVWAQGNTDTSHGCLNLNADNAQWFFNFAQPGDVVEVRNTGGPTLDVWQNGDWGLPWDQWVAGSALH from the coding sequence ATGGTGGTCACGGCATGCTCGTCGTCCTCGACGATCAGCAGCACACTCGGCAGTGTGCCGCCCGCGCCGTCGCCGATCACCATCGCGCCCGCCCAGGGTGCGGACAAGGTCGATCCGGCCGCGCCGGTCCAGGTCACCACGGCCAGCGGTGTGCTGAGCACGGTCACGCTGACCAATGACGACGGCAAGGTCATCGACGGCACCTTCACACCGGACAAGACCGCGTGGAAGCCGAACGAGCAGCTGGGCTACGGCCGCACCTACACCCTGAAAGCCCAGGGTATGGATGTGACCGGCCCCACCGGCCCGGCCACCTCGAGCTTCACCACCATCAAGCCGGGCAATCAGACCAAGGTGTATCTCAACACCACCGGCGGGGCAGCCCTCGCCGACGGCGGCACCTACGGTGTCGGCACGGTCGTGGTCGCCCACTTCGACGAGCCCATCCCGGACAAGGCCGCCGCGGAGAAGCATCTGACCGTCACCACGACCCCGCCGGTCGACGGCGCCTGGTACTGGATGGACAGCCAGAACGCACACTGGCGGCCCAAGGAGTACTACGCACCGGGCACCAAGGTGAGCGTCGCGGCGAACATCTACGGCATCGAGGTCGGTCCCGGCCTGTTCGGCCAGGAGGACAGCAAGACCTCCTTCACCATCGGGGCGTCGCACGTCTCGATCGCCGATGACAACACCCATCAGGTGCAGGTGTTCGAGAACGGCAACCTGATCCGCACCATGCCCACCTCCATGGGCCGGGGCGGCAGTGAGGTCATCGCGGGCAAGACCTTCTACTTCTGGACCCAGCCGGGCGTCTACACCGTGATGGACAAGGCCAATCCGGTGATCATGGACTCCTCCAGCTACGGCCTGCCGATCAATTCGCGGCTGGGCTACAAGGAGGCCATCTCCTGGGCCACCCGGATCAGCACCGACGGCATCTATCTGCACGAGCTGGACACCACCGTGTGGGCGCAGGGTAATACCGACACCTCACACGGCTGCCTCAACCTCAATGCCGACAATGCGCAGTGGTTCTTCAACTTCGCGCAGCCCGGTGATGTGGTCGAGGTGCGCAATACCGGTGGTCCGACGCTCGATGTCTGGCAGAACGGTGACTGGGGACTGCCATGGGATCAGTGGGTGGCGGGTAGCGCCCTGCACTAG
- a CDS encoding PucR family transcriptional regulator, whose protein sequence is MSTPHPRPEGFVARASTTLLRRLDEVVDRVAAEIERAEPVYGSSRGVPPEELRSTNRANLEAILGHLAGHPEAGTATPRSTGHRRAETGVPLPAVLRAYRIGSGVVWEELLAMAGDDPKAGRELLEIASLVWKLVDDYSQALTDGYQETVAEQLRRDARAHDAALDALLSGQVDGARLWECARTLGLPAQGSFVVVAATTAAAATEALPGVGEALSVLGVASAWRVRTDSHIGIVTLTTRFTETRLQALLAERSVGRVGISAACGALTEAVTGLRQAELACAATQSRSKQVLRYDEALIPVLLAGSPEVAAALARAVLGPILALPQHDREVLLDTVRTWFAHNGEVSAIAAALFCHRNTVRFRLNRVAELTGRRLTEPRAATEMYLALETQRIQGDGSGDH, encoded by the coding sequence ATGAGCACCCCGCACCCTCGACCCGAAGGCTTCGTCGCCCGCGCCAGCACCACACTGCTGCGACGCCTCGACGAGGTGGTCGACCGGGTGGCCGCGGAAATCGAGCGGGCGGAACCGGTTTACGGCAGCTCGCGCGGAGTCCCTCCCGAGGAACTGCGCAGCACCAATCGCGCCAATCTCGAGGCAATCCTCGGTCACCTGGCCGGGCATCCCGAAGCCGGTACCGCCACTCCGCGCAGCACGGGGCACCGGCGGGCCGAGACCGGTGTTCCGCTTCCGGCGGTATTGCGCGCCTACCGCATCGGTTCCGGTGTGGTGTGGGAGGAGTTGCTGGCCATGGCCGGTGACGATCCGAAGGCCGGGCGGGAGCTACTGGAAATCGCCTCGCTCGTATGGAAACTTGTCGACGACTACTCGCAGGCACTCACGGACGGGTATCAGGAGACGGTGGCCGAGCAGCTGCGCCGTGATGCTCGCGCACACGATGCCGCGCTCGATGCCCTGTTGAGCGGGCAGGTGGACGGAGCGCGGCTGTGGGAGTGCGCCCGCACCCTCGGACTGCCCGCCCAGGGTTCGTTCGTGGTGGTCGCGGCCACCACCGCGGCGGCCGCCACCGAGGCGCTGCCGGGCGTGGGTGAGGCCCTGTCCGTACTCGGCGTCGCCTCGGCCTGGCGGGTCCGGACCGACAGTCATATCGGAATCGTCACGCTGACAACCAGATTCACCGAAACGCGATTGCAGGCACTGCTGGCCGAGCGCAGCGTCGGGCGGGTCGGCATCAGCGCGGCCTGCGGTGCGCTGACCGAGGCGGTCACCGGGCTGCGCCAGGCCGAACTCGCCTGTGCCGCAACCCAGTCCAGGTCCAAGCAGGTCCTGCGGTACGACGAGGCGCTGATCCCGGTACTGCTGGCCGGATCACCCGAGGTCGCGGCGGCGCTCGCCCGCGCCGTACTCGGCCCGATACTCGCACTGCCCCAGCACGACCGCGAGGTGCTGCTGGACACCGTGCGCACCTGGTTCGCGCACAATGGCGAGGTATCGGCCATCGCCGCCGCACTGTTCTGCCACCGCAATACCGTGCGATTCCGGCTCAATCGCGTGGCCGAACTGACCGGGCGGCGGCTCACGGAACCGCGTGCCGCCACCGAGATGTACCTCGCCCTGGAAACCCAGCGCATCCAGGGCGACGGCTCCGGGGACCACTGA
- a CDS encoding Rieske (2Fe-2S) protein, with the protein MSEREVRHYVEELLAGRRPRSFRPDENDAEEMRTAIELQSARLGSAAPSPDFLSGLQQRLAAEMAEPQEDSPPQRGTTRRRQVLIGTATAAAAATAGVVVDRMITHQAEPASPAAQSTLTPTNGSWRPIAASADLPEGGTVSFDVGTLNGFVRRANGIPVAVSGVCTHQGCKLWLDAPADRLRCPCHSTSFSISGAVLSHQLPISPAPLPHLQVRENNGAIEVFAPTV; encoded by the coding sequence GTGAGCGAGCGGGAAGTGCGGCATTACGTCGAGGAGCTCCTGGCCGGACGGCGACCGCGCTCGTTCCGGCCCGATGAGAACGATGCCGAGGAGATGCGCACCGCCATCGAGTTGCAGTCGGCCCGGCTCGGCAGCGCCGCGCCCAGCCCGGACTTCCTGTCCGGATTGCAGCAGCGGCTTGCCGCTGAAATGGCTGAGCCGCAGGAGGATTCACCACCACAGCGCGGTACGACCCGCCGGCGACAGGTGCTGATCGGCACCGCCACCGCCGCGGCGGCCGCCACCGCCGGAGTCGTCGTCGATCGCATGATCACCCACCAGGCGGAGCCCGCTTCGCCTGCCGCACAATCGACCTTGACGCCCACCAACGGCTCGTGGCGGCCCATCGCGGCCAGCGCCGACCTCCCGGAGGGCGGCACCGTCTCCTTCGATGTCGGCACCCTCAACGGATTCGTGCGGCGCGCCAACGGGATTCCGGTGGCGGTCTCGGGGGTCTGCACCCATCAGGGCTGCAAACTGTGGCTGGACGCTCCGGCCGATCGACTGCGCTGCCCCTGCCATTCGACCTCCTTCTCGATCAGCGGGGCCGTGCTGTCACATCAGCTGCCCATCTCCCCCGCACCGCTCCCGCACCTGCAGGTGCGGGAAAACAACGGCGCCATCGAGGTTTTCGCGCCGACCGTGTAA
- a CDS encoding TetR/AcrR family transcriptional regulator: protein MSVTAGNSKRSRAQQRADTRIAILDATIASLIEHGQAATTTRGVAERAGLSQGAVQHYFPTRGELLDAAIRRMADQSARAVVETYSEITGTDRERVAELVDELWSLARLAPISVGLELLGTARTDPEMADTVAHLVEHIETTIFEVARQVLGELADLPGARDWLRITVITIAGVLLTSSVPAAAGLVPEWSTVRHHIMTSFDTWRAEHRSPGHA from the coding sequence GTGTCGGTCACGGCGGGAAATAGCAAACGCAGCCGGGCGCAACAGCGCGCGGACACCCGTATCGCGATCCTCGACGCCACCATCGCCAGCCTGATCGAGCACGGTCAGGCCGCCACCACCACGCGCGGAGTGGCCGAACGGGCGGGGCTGAGCCAGGGCGCGGTGCAGCACTATTTCCCCACCCGGGGCGAATTGCTCGACGCCGCGATCCGGCGGATGGCCGATCAGAGCGCCCGGGCCGTTGTCGAAACCTATTCGGAGATAACGGGAACCGATCGCGAACGGGTCGCGGAACTGGTCGACGAGCTGTGGTCATTGGCCCGGCTGGCGCCGATCAGCGTCGGCCTGGAACTGCTCGGCACCGCGCGCACCGATCCCGAAATGGCCGATACCGTGGCACATCTCGTCGAACACATCGAGACGACGATCTTCGAGGTGGCCCGCCAGGTGCTCGGCGAGCTCGCCGATCTGCCCGGCGCCCGGGACTGGCTGCGCATCACGGTCATCACCATCGCGGGGGTGCTGCTGACCTCGTCGGTGCCCGCCGCCGCGGGCCTGGTCCCGGAGTGGAGCACGGTGCGGCATCACATCATGACCAGTTTCGATACCTGGCGAGCCGAGCACCGCTCACCAGGACACGCGTAG
- a CDS encoding NADP-dependent oxidoreductase produces the protein MKTTRIVLASRPTGMPQQENFRTETAELPPLEPGHALLQTLYLSLDPYMRGRMSDAPSYAPPVAVDETMCGATVSRVLESADPELHPGDCVLGYAGWQTHSVEQGRYLRKLDPTAAPLTTALGVLGMPGFTAYSGLLTIGRPQPGETVVVAAATGPVGATVGQIAKIKGARAVGIAGGPQKVALLREQFGFDAAIDHRAPDFAEQLAAATPDGIDVYFENVGGAVFDAVLPRLNKFARIPVCGLVASYNDTELPAGTDRMGLLMSLILRKSLTLRGFIQTEFLDQFGEFYPAVSGWLADGRLTYLEDVVDGLDHTVEAFQGLLTGKNLGKLVIKVAD, from the coding sequence ATGAAGACCACCCGAATCGTCCTGGCCTCCCGCCCGACCGGTATGCCGCAGCAGGAGAACTTCCGCACCGAGACGGCGGAATTGCCGCCGCTCGAACCCGGTCACGCGCTGCTGCAGACGCTGTATCTCTCCTTGGATCCGTATATGCGCGGGCGCATGAGTGACGCGCCGTCCTACGCACCGCCGGTGGCGGTCGACGAGACCATGTGCGGCGCCACGGTGTCCCGGGTGCTCGAATCCGCGGATCCGGAGTTGCATCCCGGCGATTGTGTGCTGGGTTATGCGGGCTGGCAGACACATTCCGTCGAACAGGGCCGGTACCTGCGCAAGCTCGACCCCACAGCAGCGCCTCTCACCACCGCACTGGGCGTACTCGGCATGCCCGGTTTCACCGCGTACTCCGGGCTGCTCACCATCGGCCGTCCGCAGCCGGGTGAGACCGTGGTGGTCGCCGCGGCCACCGGTCCGGTCGGTGCGACGGTCGGGCAGATCGCGAAGATCAAGGGCGCGCGGGCGGTCGGCATTGCCGGCGGACCGCAGAAGGTCGCCCTGCTGCGCGAACAATTCGGCTTCGATGCCGCCATCGATCACCGCGCGCCCGATTTCGCCGAACAGCTCGCCGCCGCGACGCCCGACGGCATCGACGTGTACTTCGAAAATGTCGGCGGCGCGGTCTTCGACGCGGTGCTCCCCCGCCTCAACAAGTTCGCGCGTATCCCGGTCTGCGGCTTGGTCGCCTCCTACAACGACACCGAGCTCCCCGCGGGCACCGATCGCATGGGTCTGCTCATGTCGCTGATCCTGCGCAAGAGCCTGACGCTGCGCGGCTTCATCCAGACCGAATTCCTCGATCAGTTCGGCGAGTTCTATCCCGCGGTCTCGGGCTGGCTGGCCGACGGGCGGCTCACCTATCTGGAGGACGTCGTCGACGGACTCGATCACACGGTGGAGGCTTTCCAGGGGCTGCTCACCGGTAAGAATCTCGGCAAGCTGGTCATCAAGGTCGCCGACTGA
- a CDS encoding lipopolysaccharide biosynthesis protein: MLDRLRARLAADGLLSVLRDVGFVSLGNYGQFLVTAVTVPLTARTLGVGGVGLLAIGMSSYFLGSLLVDLGINTFLAALLDEEGLDELRGSYLAVRASILGVLAVALAAGLSFGAGPHLRMILLGLFVGGFLSMSEDWLLVGQGRFGASTSYQIAGRVVYLGLLVVLLPRLPNPSIVLLCLLLSSTVTVALTWRDALRKYGRPARPVRIAVILRKGGPVLASRLLVTSYGQGTATVYSSVLDAASLGLYSSSDKVVRAVQSLLDPIGLALLPRLARERGDSRFWRHEMRALAACVAVAAVAVAGVWITAPLAVHLIFDDDFRGVVPILRVEVFILLATATTSFITTATLPVRQDTMGIMIGAVIGTAVAATALLITLGTHSVWTLVWGTVAAEFSVAAWYLVRTAQLAARERAQRATVPLG, translated from the coding sequence ATGCTTGACCGATTGCGCGCACGCCTGGCCGCGGACGGACTGCTGTCCGTGCTGCGCGATGTCGGCTTCGTGAGCCTGGGCAATTACGGGCAGTTCCTGGTCACGGCCGTGACGGTGCCGCTCACCGCGCGCACGCTCGGCGTCGGCGGTGTGGGATTGCTGGCCATCGGGATGTCCTCGTATTTCCTGGGTTCGCTGCTGGTCGATCTGGGGATCAATACCTTCCTGGCGGCGCTGCTGGACGAGGAGGGCCTCGATGAATTGCGCGGCAGCTATCTGGCGGTGCGGGCGAGCATTCTCGGCGTGCTCGCCGTGGCGCTGGCCGCGGGGTTGAGCTTCGGGGCCGGGCCGCATCTGCGCATGATTCTGCTCGGGCTGTTCGTGGGCGGGTTCCTGTCCATGTCCGAGGATTGGCTGCTGGTGGGGCAGGGGCGTTTCGGCGCGTCCACGTCGTATCAGATCGCCGGGCGCGTGGTGTATCTGGGATTACTGGTGGTATTGCTGCCGCGACTGCCGAATCCCTCGATAGTGCTGCTGTGCCTGCTGCTTTCGTCCACCGTGACGGTCGCGCTGACCTGGCGCGACGCTCTGAGGAAGTACGGTCGCCCGGCCCGGCCGGTGCGGATCGCGGTCATTCTGCGCAAGGGCGGGCCGGTGCTGGCCTCCCGGCTGCTGGTGACCAGTTACGGGCAGGGGACCGCGACGGTCTACTCCTCGGTCCTGGACGCCGCCTCGCTCGGGTTGTATTCCTCCAGTGACAAAGTGGTGCGCGCGGTGCAGTCGCTGCTCGATCCCATCGGGCTCGCACTGCTGCCCCGGCTCGCGCGCGAGCGCGGCGATTCCCGCTTCTGGCGGCACGAAATGCGCGCGCTGGCAGCCTGTGTCGCGGTCGCGGCGGTCGCGGTGGCCGGGGTGTGGATCACCGCGCCGCTGGCCGTGCATCTGATCTTCGACGACGACTTCCGCGGTGTGGTGCCGATCCTGCGGGTCGAGGTGTTCATCCTCTTGGCCACCGCCACAACATCGTTCATCACCACGGCCACCCTGCCGGTCCGGCAGGACACCATGGGAATCATGATCGGTGCGGTCATCGGGACGGCGGTGGCGGCCACCGCGCTGCTCATCACCCTGGGCACCCACTCGGTGTGGACCCTGGTGTGGGGCACGGTGGCCGCCGAATTCTCCGTCGCCGCCTGGTATCTGGTGCGCACCGCGCAATTGGCCGCCCGGGAGCGAGCGCAGCGCGCAACAGTTCCGCTGGGGTAA
- a CDS encoding oxygenase MpaB family protein, whose translation MNARAKAHQNARIWRRGPAPIPAGLDENHDYGYFGPGSQVWRVLLHPAVTAFLAPVTALLELPHIPLQAVILDHDPLAVTGRRSRSMSPIMAVRRAQRTVGVPVPIILGDKATADRVAAHLRRYHAPMTGTVPGTGEPYAAQGPELVLFAHVTIMQAALLVYENFAFEGLRPPHRLTPRDRDRFWWEARQFGVLMGARPEDVPTTCRGVAEYYAGIAGTYGVIDGFGADLVMRPTLAMVRGFALTHVPELAPMLLAGVLTPQLVAMLPRPARRNLGVPAAVDPLLHAALWLTRPAALVFTVQRFADALERRISGPDAMSLVAHARRLQATAA comes from the coding sequence ATGAACGCTCGCGCCAAAGCGCATCAGAATGCCCGCATCTGGCGGCGCGGTCCCGCGCCCATCCCCGCCGGGCTCGACGAGAATCACGATTATGGCTACTTCGGCCCCGGATCCCAGGTGTGGCGGGTGCTGTTGCATCCGGCCGTGACCGCCTTCCTGGCACCGGTGACCGCACTGCTCGAACTGCCGCACATTCCGCTGCAGGCGGTGATTCTCGATCACGATCCGCTGGCCGTCACCGGTCGCCGCAGCCGGAGCATGAGCCCGATCATGGCCGTGCGGCGGGCGCAGCGCACCGTCGGCGTTCCGGTCCCGATCATCCTGGGCGACAAGGCAACCGCCGATCGGGTGGCGGCACACCTGCGCCGCTATCACGCGCCGATGACCGGCACTGTTCCCGGCACCGGCGAGCCCTATGCCGCACAGGGGCCCGAACTGGTGCTCTTCGCACACGTCACGATCATGCAGGCGGCACTGCTGGTCTACGAGAACTTCGCCTTCGAAGGTCTGCGCCCGCCGCATCGGCTCACACCGCGTGATCGTGACCGATTCTGGTGGGAGGCCAGGCAATTCGGCGTCCTGATGGGTGCGCGGCCCGAGGATGTGCCGACGACCTGTCGCGGAGTGGCCGAGTACTACGCCGGAATCGCCGGCACCTACGGCGTCATCGACGGATTCGGCGCCGATCTGGTCATGCGTCCCACGCTGGCCATGGTGCGCGGATTCGCTCTGACCCATGTGCCGGAGCTCGCGCCGATGCTGCTGGCCGGGGTGCTCACCCCGCAACTGGTCGCCATGCTGCCTCGCCCGGCACGCCGGAACCTGGGTGTGCCCGCGGCGGTGGATCCGCTGTTGCATGCGGCGCTGTGGCTCACGCGTCCGGCCGCCCTGGTCTTCACGGTGCAGCGCTTCGCCGATGCCCTCGAACGCCGCATCAGCGGACCCGATGCCATGTCCCTGGTGGCGCACGCCCGCCGACTTCAAGCGACTGCGGCATAG
- a CDS encoding cupredoxin domain-containing protein, with protein MRFIRSPRRTALAVAATATALLSVSACGSGGNAPDNAAPTFVFASGTDTPGMVPGGTGSAMPGMPGMSMPSSSAPATAPADAPAGPNDVTITNFAFAPATLTVPVGTTVTWTNHDEEPHNISPATGGFKSPNMGTGATYTFKFTKAGSYAYVCSIHPFMHGTVVVTG; from the coding sequence ATGAGATTTATCCGCAGCCCGCGGCGGACGGCGCTCGCCGTCGCCGCCACGGCGACAGCGCTGCTGTCGGTGAGTGCGTGCGGCAGCGGCGGTAACGCACCCGACAATGCCGCTCCCACTTTCGTTTTCGCTTCCGGCACCGATACGCCCGGCATGGTGCCGGGGGGCACCGGATCGGCCATGCCCGGCATGCCCGGAATGAGCATGCCGAGCAGTTCCGCACCGGCAACGGCGCCCGCGGACGCACCGGCCGGTCCGAATGACGTCACCATCACCAATTTCGCCTTCGCGCCGGCCACCCTGACCGTCCCGGTGGGCACCACGGTGACGTGGACCAATCACGATGAGGAGCCGCACAATATCTCCCCGGCCACCGGCGGCTTCAAATCGCCGAATATGGGCACCGGCGCGACGTACACGTTCAAGTTCACCAAGGCGGGGAGCTACGCCTACGTGTGCTCGATCCACCCGTTCATGCACGGCACCGTGGTGGTGACGGGATGA